A genome region from Brassica oleracea var. oleracea cultivar TO1000 chromosome C2, BOL, whole genome shotgun sequence includes the following:
- the LOC106324988 gene encoding zinc finger protein HD1-like isoform X2, with product MDLSCFIGSFISQRNAFAGPSNIPEYDTGEEGDLFKAPDSILEESILAVDPLSAAFTMISCGEDSSQGLCDLPDLDLGSFQSGQQLLDKAFYECEQSLMMKSAMMESPLADVLDVKNISLVTTGIDESQDTQKTVSSGNLTSIDWSNAQQEAVVVPKFPDFAQLDFGSDYGMRRAFSEGDIQKLGTGHFQSPLDMIIVSCTSEDRREKLSRYRNKKSRRNFGRKIKYACRKALADNQPRIRGRFAKTEERK from the exons ATGGATTTGTCTTGTTTTATTGGCTCTTTCATCTCACAA AGAAACGCTTTTGCTGGGCCATCAAACATCCCTGAGTATGATACTGGAGAAGAAGGAGATCTATTCAAAGCTCCTGATTCAATTCTTGAAGAGTCAATCTTAGCCGTTGATCCACTCTCAGCTGCCTTTACGATGATATCTTGCGGGGAAGACTCTTCCCAAGGGCTTTGTGATCTTCCTGATCTCGATCTTGGGTCGTTTCAGAGTGGTCAGCAGCTTCTTGACAAAGCCTTTTATGAATGCGAGCAAAGTCTCATGATGAAATCAGCCATGATGGAGTCTCCACTCGCTGATGTTTTAGACGTAAAGAACATCTCTCTCGTGACAACGGGGATCGATGAGAGCCAGGATACGCAGAAGACCGTGAGCTCGGGGAACTTGACCTCTATCGATTGGTCAAATGCACAGCAAGAGGCTGTTGTGGTTCCGAAGTTCCCTGATTTTGCTCAGTTGGATTTTGGTTCTGATTATGGGATGCGACGAGCCTTTAGTGAAGGCGACATACAG AAACTAGGGACTGGTCATTTTCAATCTCCATTGGATATGATTATTGTGAGCTGTACTTCGGAGGATCGACGTGAGAAGCTATCTCGATACAGGAACAAGAAGAGCAGGCGAAATTTCGGGCGTAAAATCAAG TATGCTTGTAGGAAAGCTCTTGCAGATAACCAACCGAGGATCCGAGGAAGGTTTGCGAAAACAGAGGAGAGGAAGTAA
- the LOC106324988 gene encoding zinc finger protein HD1-like isoform X3 gives MISCGEDSSQGLCDLPDLDLGSFQSGQQLLDKAFYECEQSLMMKSAMMESPLADVLDVKNISLVTTGIDESQDTQKTVSSGNLTSIDWSNAQQEAVVVPKFPDFAQLDFGSDYGMRRAFSEGDIQKLGTGHFQSPLDMIIVSCTSEDRREKLSRYRNKKSRRNFGRKIKYACRKALADNQPRIRGRFAKTEERK, from the exons ATGATATCTTGCGGGGAAGACTCTTCCCAAGGGCTTTGTGATCTTCCTGATCTCGATCTTGGGTCGTTTCAGAGTGGTCAGCAGCTTCTTGACAAAGCCTTTTATGAATGCGAGCAAAGTCTCATGATGAAATCAGCCATGATGGAGTCTCCACTCGCTGATGTTTTAGACGTAAAGAACATCTCTCTCGTGACAACGGGGATCGATGAGAGCCAGGATACGCAGAAGACCGTGAGCTCGGGGAACTTGACCTCTATCGATTGGTCAAATGCACAGCAAGAGGCTGTTGTGGTTCCGAAGTTCCCTGATTTTGCTCAGTTGGATTTTGGTTCTGATTATGGGATGCGACGAGCCTTTAGTGAAGGCGACATACAG AAACTAGGGACTGGTCATTTTCAATCTCCATTGGATATGATTATTGTGAGCTGTACTTCGGAGGATCGACGTGAGAAGCTATCTCGATACAGGAACAAGAAGAGCAGGCGAAATTTCGGGCGTAAAATCAAG TATGCTTGTAGGAAAGCTCTTGCAGATAACCAACCGAGGATCCGAGGAAGGTTTGCGAAAACAGAGGAGAGGAAGTAA
- the LOC106323471 gene encoding uncharacterized protein LOC106323471, with protein sequence MEGMMILTHECSAIIQRLDVPRKLVDPGCFTLPCALGPMVFERCMFDLRASVSLMPLSIAKKLEFTQYKMCKLSLVLADRSVKIPVGILEDLPLMVGNFEIPTDFVVLEMGEEAQDPLILGRPFLATTGAIVNVKQGKIDLHLGQENILHFDINEVMKKPTIQNQVFYIDEMDALADELLEELALKDSLQHALTIEREV encoded by the coding sequence ATGGAGGGCATGATGATCCTTACCCACGAGTGCAGTGCCATTATCCAGAGGTTAGATGTTCCAAGGAAGCTAGTGGATCCAGGATGTTTCACCTTACCTTGTGCTCTAGGACCCATGGTGTTTGAGCGGTGTATGTTCGATCTTAGAGCTAGTGTTAGCTTGATGCCTTTGTCTATTGCAAAGAAGCTCGAATTTACTCAATACAAGATGTGTAAACTCTCTTTGGTGTTGGCTGATAGATCAGTGAAGATTCCTGTAGGTATTTTAGAAGACCTCCCCTTGATGGTTGGTAACTTTGAGATCCCTACTGATTTTGTTGTGTTGGAGATGGGGGAGGAAGCCCAAGACCCTTTGATCCTTGGAAGACCATTCTTAGCCACAACAGGAGCTATTGTGAATGTTAAACAAGGAAAGATTGATCTACATCTTGGACAAGAGAACATCCTCCACTTTGACATCAATGAAGTGATGAAGAAGCCAACCATACAGAACCAAGTTTTCTACATTGATGAAATGGATGCTCTAGCTGATGAGCTTCTAGAGGAGTTGGCACTTAAAGACTCTCTACAGCATGCCTTAACAATTGAGAGAGAAGTCTAA
- the LOC106324988 gene encoding zinc finger protein HD1-like isoform X1 encodes MSTFSSIPPFHTSKLFSHKEDEQKMYADSGLMLRYMQTCSPDIHQFEDLFKSYKLSDDEMRNAFAGPSNIPEYDTGEEGDLFKAPDSILEESILAVDPLSAAFTMISCGEDSSQGLCDLPDLDLGSFQSGQQLLDKAFYECEQSLMMKSAMMESPLADVLDVKNISLVTTGIDESQDTQKTVSSGNLTSIDWSNAQQEAVVVPKFPDFAQLDFGSDYGMRRAFSEGDIQKLGTGHFQSPLDMIIVSCTSEDRREKLSRYRNKKSRRNFGRKIKYACRKALADNQPRIRGRFAKTEERK; translated from the exons ATGTCCACTTTCTCCTCCATTCCTCCATTTCATACTTCCAAACTTTTCTCTCACAAAGAGGACGAACAAAAAATGTATGCAGATTCAGGGTTAATGCTCCGTTACATGCAAACCTGTTCTCCAGATATTCACCAATTTGAAGACCTCTTCAAATCATACAAGCTCTCAGATGATGAAATG AGAAACGCTTTTGCTGGGCCATCAAACATCCCTGAGTATGATACTGGAGAAGAAGGAGATCTATTCAAAGCTCCTGATTCAATTCTTGAAGAGTCAATCTTAGCCGTTGATCCACTCTCAGCTGCCTTTACGATGATATCTTGCGGGGAAGACTCTTCCCAAGGGCTTTGTGATCTTCCTGATCTCGATCTTGGGTCGTTTCAGAGTGGTCAGCAGCTTCTTGACAAAGCCTTTTATGAATGCGAGCAAAGTCTCATGATGAAATCAGCCATGATGGAGTCTCCACTCGCTGATGTTTTAGACGTAAAGAACATCTCTCTCGTGACAACGGGGATCGATGAGAGCCAGGATACGCAGAAGACCGTGAGCTCGGGGAACTTGACCTCTATCGATTGGTCAAATGCACAGCAAGAGGCTGTTGTGGTTCCGAAGTTCCCTGATTTTGCTCAGTTGGATTTTGGTTCTGATTATGGGATGCGACGAGCCTTTAGTGAAGGCGACATACAG AAACTAGGGACTGGTCATTTTCAATCTCCATTGGATATGATTATTGTGAGCTGTACTTCGGAGGATCGACGTGAGAAGCTATCTCGATACAGGAACAAGAAGAGCAGGCGAAATTTCGGGCGTAAAATCAAG TATGCTTGTAGGAAAGCTCTTGCAGATAACCAACCGAGGATCCGAGGAAGGTTTGCGAAAACAGAGGAGAGGAAGTAA